Genomic DNA from Helicoverpa armigera isolate CAAS_96S chromosome 10, ASM3070526v1, whole genome shotgun sequence:
GACACATGTACTATAAAGGGAGCTTTATCTGTTGCAGAGTATCTGCTGCGACCTACTTGGTTTCTCTGCTGTTTTGGTGGTATCCGACTATTTTCAGCATCTGCAGTACGCTTCCTACCGTTCGGATTGGGAGGGTTCTGGGATTCGGGATGAGATGGATTTTGGGACTCCGCGACGCTGCAAGCAACCTCAGCGAATTGGGAAAGAGGGAAGTTAGGGGATAATGGTGCATAAGAGATATCGGGCGGATCTGGGTCCGGTGGTTTGTTTCGATccataattgttattaaaacttaCTTAGCTAGACGAAAAAACGTACACACACGAGAACACACACAAGGACAACACACCACACCAAAAACAAGTCACAAAAAGCCAGTAAttcactgaaaataaacaaaaattctagACACACGTGCTAACCAAAAACACTCTGTGGCGAGAATCCCATTAATTGTCTTACACTGACCAAGTTTGACTAATATTAATATGAAACATCTTGTCAAATTATAAACACTATAAAAACAGTAGTATGTACCAATATTTTATGTGGTatgaaaaacattaattaattgttgTACCACCCCTCAAATGAATAATGTGAATCTTCATACGTTATATAACTACCCTCTCTTAGTGGTTATTGATCACTTGGCACACAAATACTCGTTTTATAGGGGGTGGAGTACAAAAGCAAAGTACATGTACTCTTTTACTAAAGTGTCATATGATGTGTGAAATAGTCCACCTACATTGATGACTTTCATTTTAAATACAGATGCTGAGGAAGAAAACAAGAAAGAAGAGATGCTGAAAATAGCCAAAAAGGAGTTGGAGGATTGGTACAAAACTCATGAGGAGCAGATCGCCAAAACTAAGGCAGCTAACAGGTAAATATTGaccaattttataatttatctcACTAATGACTGAGCATTTTAAGCAGGTACAGTAAtggatttataaaaaatcacaaatGTGAAATTGGACTAATTCAAAACAAGTTTGGATCACAGTTGGTATCTTCTAgagcttttcatatttttatgtattttactgcAGCTATATTCTTGTTATATCTATAAACAGCTGTATATTTGGCCAGCTTTGatttattgcatattttattgggttttactaaaattaaatattgaggcTTACCTAATTAACAGAAATGTTGTTAGCCAGTATGGACCTGTTTTAATATTTGACTGCATATCTATTAAAAATTTTTGTTCCTCTGCATGATAGATAAACCATAAACTAATAGGAACCTTTTCTTTTCAATGCAACCAGGGAGTCGGCTAAGTAAGTATAACTGAGATATAAACTAAAAGAGGAACTAATCTGGTATTCCTGGGTGATGGTTCCAGGTGATAAAATTCTTGTTTAAATGTCCAAAGACTTTGGACATTCCATGAATGTGTGATCAGTGATAGGTGCTGGTACTAATACAGGGATGatgttgtaataaaatgtatttcaatttcatttatatttgtttaaaaataaaatgagcaCTTCATTGTCTTTATACACATCAACAAAGATGACCTATAgaacatttttgtaaacataccatttaaatacatttcattataataaaaaaaaggtctAACATACAACTTTACATGCCATAAATAAACTTCACAGGTGGGAAttcactaataaaaaaatatgtgttcttaaattaaattttgtatttttgaaatagGAATGCCGAAAAGGCCTTGGCACGTGGATCGGAAGGTACCGTGGAGGATGGTAATGAGTGGGAGCGCGTTGCCGAGCTGTGTGACTTTGGGCCGAGGCGCGGCCGTGACGTCGCTCGGCTCAGGTCCATCGTGCTCCAGTTGAAACAGTCTGGAGTCAGACCTAAGCACCCACCGCGCACTACTAAAGTGTAAGTTTCCTTACAATGACCAACATTTGTTGCATTTGTGCATCACAGAATAAAagtcatactgatttatgagtatttttttaatgaaaatagagATAAATACCTGAatagtttgtaattattttataagaattaaAGGTAActgtctaaaaaatatattctatttgtaataccataaaataatacacaattataataaaatgtttttgttcacAGAGCCTGAAGTGTCAGCAAAAtgtaaaagttacattattGCAAAAATTGTACCTAATCATCAGTCtcggtacctatataaaaatcacacttaattataataatttaggaGAAATTTACTAATATAAAAGTTGTTCCACTGCTGTTTAATAATACTGGAATGTAATAACAACCATAatagtgttatttatttcattttatattgtattaaatGATGTATAAATCATAAAGGCGAACTATTATTAGGACTAGTTAAGCcacttttttttcataatgttaataaatatcattccaaaataaaattataattgtttcaaTTTCTTTGGTATCATTATCCTATCCCAATTCATCTAAAATAAGTCacaatttttgtacataaaagtttgcatattaaagttttaaatacctatatcatCCAaccattattttacttttagcaGATTGATCATTGAAATAAGTTGAGTGAGAGTCAGACTCTTGCACTGATACTCATGACTTTCTCTAACAAACAGATAAACTGCATCttgaacattataataaatcttGCTAGTTAAGTAAAAACAGATACTCTTACACATTAAGTATACAGTCAATTAACATTATTTcagagtatttaaaaaaaatattgcttttaaataTGCAAAAAGCAATATAAATGGCTGGACAAAGTATAACAATATTTGTGACTAAACATGTAAAATAAGAGTAAACAAAGAGATGTAATCACAAtcccaaataaattatttgaacacAATATCCATGGCTATAACTTATAATCCTTCGCAATATCAAtgtgtttctttttatatattttttcagtcaattttaataacaaatacatTAAACTTATGACTAAAAGAAATGGCCATACACCACATGTGAGGTAGTTTCGTAATTGTAATCCTAAAGGCCGTTCTTTATtcaatgatattttattgtaaactatttCTGTCCTCTTTGTTATGTCCATCCAATTGTACATTTTCCTTATTCTCTTATTGCATTCAAATGGACATAATATATTCCCTTTGTCTATGTCATCCATTGCCTTTTCAATTCCTTCAACTAGACTACTAATATTTGGTTCTGTTAGGTAAATCATACTTTCAGGTAATACTTCAGGGATGCCACCAACTCTAGTGGAAACCACTTTTAACCCACAAGACGCAGCTTCAACTATTGCCATACAATAAGCTTCTGTTAgagaagtatttaaaaatatatcccCTTTCACTAAAACATTCCTGACTTCTGAATGTTTGAGACTTCCTAAGAGGGTCACACAATGCTGGAAGCCCTTTTGTTCCCTCACTTCTTGTAAGAGCCACATTTTGGGACCATCTCCACCAACTATAAATCTTATGTTTGGATATCTGGGGCACATGTCAGCTATTACGGCAGCCATCAGATCAACACCTTTTCTGTAGACCAGGCGGGATACAATCACTATAGTTATCACATTTGGCTCTCTCTTGCTTGGGTCTGGAGTAAAACTGTAAGCATCAACAGCATTCGGAATTACCGAAACCTTATATGCCTTCACTTTTGCTCTGAGCACTGTATTTTCTTTTCCAGTGTGTGATACACATATACAATGATCACACTCACACAGACACATCTGCAGATACTTGTTAGTGAGGACAGCAGATGTGTCAGCAAAACCAAATAGGCTGTGATCAGTAAAAACTGTTTTAAGTCCCATTAATTTACCTATAATTGACACTTCATGGCATAGGACACTGAATGCAGAATGCCCATGAACAATTTCTATTCTTTCTCTTATCAATATGTATCTTATTAGTGCTATATTGCTTATCATAGTTGGTAAGACACACTGTGCGTAAAATACCCTGACAGGTAAGTAATATACTTTGAGTCCACACGTTAAATAACGAATTCCAACTCGCTGACCGTACGAATGTGTTATTATAACTACCTTATGCCCTCGCTTTATTAAACATTgagataaattataaatatgctCTTCCACTCCACCCGTATTAGGATAGAAGAAGTCTGAAGCCATGCAGATAATATGCTTCTTGTTCCTTTTACGGATTTCCTGCAAAAAATAGGTTATcgtaaaaatatgataattcaTGATAATGAATAGACGTATATTCACATTTACGGCATAAGTGCAATAAAACTAAAGTACCTTTCTTTGCAGCGCCATTGTAAAAAGATACTGGTGTACAATATAAGATAGTGACactcaatttattacttttaattcaaaaatcGCTCCTCATCAGGCAAATCCTTTCACAACATTAAATATAGAGATGAGTCCGATATCATGTCACATGTTAAAATCatcgatattttaaaatcatttcatcATGCAATGACAACGACAAAATCATCAATGCTTTTAAATCATTACTCGAATCGAATGACAATGAATGAATTGAATGCCAACTTCGGTGATTTTCGGCCGTTTCGCTCGGCCCCGCTCGGGTGTGCTCGGTCGCAATCGCAATGCGCAGCGGCGGCCCGGCGGCGGGCGGTTCGAATCGCAACGTTGCGACACTTATGTGTGACTGTTGCGAGGCTTGCCCGATCGTATGACTGGGCGCACGGAACGGCAACAATTCTTTCACTTCGTTGTTTAAGTTTGCGCGCGAACTTGACTCGAAAggttgtttttttgtgaatcatTGTTTTGGATTGAACTTTTGATTAGGAAAGGACGAGCATccttacctaattttattttacgcgTACGAACTTACGAAGTACGTAGTGTAATTTGTTAATTGACTTATGCCGTAGTAAATATTGAAGTGTATTACAAATTTTAAAACCAAGTTAGTATTTGCAGTTTGtgcctaaaatattaaaaacgtatGGTAGGTACTTAACGTTCTTATTTAATGAGTGGTTACAGTTTACCtaaatacctattaataaaaaatggcatcaactTTAAGAAAAACATCCAACGTCTGGGtacattttgacattgaatCCGTTGGTGAAAAGACAGCAGTGTGTAAACTGTGCAGGGTAAAATTATCCTATAAAACTTCCtcaacaaatttaaaaaaacatattttaagaaaacatcCTACGGTTGAAATTCAAGATGAACGTAGGAACATGGGTATGCACCAAAACAGTTCAGAACAACGTTTGGAACAGGAAGCTGGCCCTTCTAATCAAGCAGGATCCCAAAATCTGACTCAACAGTCTGTTGTTGCTTCTTCTGCTAGTCACTCAGCCGAGGGTAATCCGTTGCCACAACCACACATTATCCAGCAGTCTTTAGTTCGACAACCTACAATAGCTCAATTTACacagagaaaaaaaattacaccatCTGAACAGGAAAGGTTGAATAGACTACTTATGAAATTGTTCATGTTAGATTTTCAACCATTCAGTATTGTGGAAGACGAGGGCTTTGTTGCATTTGTTCATGGTCTAAATCCCATTTACCAACTACCTAGTCGTAAGTACCTTTCAAACACTTTACTGCCATCAATGTACCAGcaagtttttaatgaaacaaaaacaaaaatgactgaAGAAGCAAAAAGTGTATGCCTTACCACAGACTGCTGGACATCAAAAGCAAATGAGTCATATATGGCCATAACAGCTCATTACATCgatcaaaactatattttgaagTCGCTTCTCCTGCAGTGTGAAGTCCTCCCTGGACATCATACCGCCATAAACTTAGCAGCTCAATTAAGAAAATGTGCATCGACTTGGAACATTACAGACAAAATTACCATAGTTGTGTCTGACAACGCGAGTAACATAGTCTCCGCTATCACGACTGAGCTGAATTGGCGCCATTTTGGGTGTTATGCACACAGTTTAAATTTAATTGTCAAGAGTGGATTAAGCGTTGAAAATTTGCAACAGACAATCACCAAAGTGAAGAACATTGTATCTTTTTACAAACGTAGCCCTTTGGCCACAgaaaagtttgtaaaatatCAGGTCCAACAATCGGAGGCAAAACAGCAAAAACTCACTCAGTCTGTGGAAACTCGATGGAACTCTGACTTTCATATGCTGCAAAGGTTTCTTGAACTTAGAGAGGCTGTAACTGCAACACTTCCACTCAGCAACTTCAAAGGTACATATCTTGAAGACAATGATTGGAAAATTATTCAAGATTTGCAGTGCGTGCTTAAACCCTTCGATGAAGTGTCTACGCGTATGagtggagaaaaatatttgacgGGTGGAGAAGTGATTCCAATCACACAGTGTCTTTTGCAAACATTAGAAACTCTAGAGTTGAGAGAGTTGCATGATGTTGTgaaattggttttaaaaaagctaaaaaagGAAACTTCGGAAAGGTTTCGCAATTTGGAATTTAGCAGAACACTTGCACTATCAACTTTTTTAGATCCgaggtttaaaattttcatgtttcCACAACATCTGGCTGAAGAAACGAAAAAAGTTGTCATCGAATTGGTAGCTGCGTCAATtgcaaaaactaaacaattaacTACTCCAACCCTAGCTACGACACAAAACTCGGGAAGTAATACTGAACCATCCATATGGAATTTATATAGGACAGCAATTGCGAAAATAGAGCCTAAAGGAACCCCGTTATCAAGAGCGATAGCGGAAGTTCAAAGGTACCTAGACGATGACATCCTTCTAATGGGATCGGAACACGACACTCCACTTCAGTGGTGGAAAAACCACGAACATGTTTACCCAAATTTGACGAAATTAGTTTTTACTAAGTGCTGTGTGCTGGCAACATCAGTGCCTTGTGAAAGGGTATTTTCACGAGCTGGTACCATGGTATCCGAAAGACGCACTCGCCTAGGAGTTTCAAAAGTAAAACAGCTTATGTTTTTAAACGTCAATTGTAGCCAATGAATAGGCACAACAGgcaagaaaatgtaaatatttgtagatatacacataaaaaaaaaaaaaaaacaaaaaaaaaacaaaaagcaaaaaaaaaacaaataggtaccaaGAAGTAAGTACCTCAATTTAATCATTGTAAATATACCAATCTTTTAAATGCGCCAAAGAAAAGcaaaatgatattatatttttattaggtaccagTATTATTTTGCTAGTCTTTGCCAGTCCTAAGCCTGGACAAAGCATGAAGGTAAGATTGGAATATTACTTGTAGGAAAGGTGCGTTGGTATTTACGCAACCAAGTTTTTACGCCTACtactaaataacaaatgataAAGTCACTAAGCCTTTACACCGTTCCGCGATCATTTCATTTCATCTACTCattcattaaatcattactcATAATTGAAGTGCCGTGGCCCGTGATGTGCTCAAACAAAAATCATTGATGATTTTGTCATTGTTCCTGtcatcgatatttttttgtcattgtcacGCAGTCATTGATACAGAAAAATCATCACTCAGCCCATcgctaattaaataataatcagaGTTTATCAGAGTTGACAGTAACATTGTCATGAAAATGACACAAAAATGTATGACGTTTGGAcagtataaaaaatgtaaattatcgGAGAAAGTCAAAGACCCACGTAAAAATTGCGGAAAACTTTTTCCCATGCATGTGATTGACACAGCATGTTGTAAAAACGCTCATGAGCCCATGGTGTGTACTGAACTTTTCGTGAGTTTCTTTCATTGTCTTctttcattaataaaaagtttagtAAGTTGTGTTATTGGTCATCAGCTGCTATTTTATTCTATCTATGGTTTACCAGTTGAATTCAATTGTCAATGTCAAATTCATATGTACTATTATGTACGCGTATCgttgtgtgttttgtttatttcgctattttaattaaaaagtaaacctCCTAAGAGACGTTTGAATGAAAAAATGGACGAGAACAAAAAAACTGATCGTAAGACTAAAAGATTTGCCGCTCGGTTGAAAAGTTCTAAAGGAATAACCTGTACCGATGTGCCTGGACCGGTAAGTCGTGATTGCTATTATCACGATGAATTGTTAACATCTTTATGTATTTATCATACAAACCTTCCCATTTCAGAATATAGTTATATGCAATGCTGGTCAAGCAACTGGTTTGGAGAAAGAAGCTGTAAATCTATTAGTTAAAGAGTGTGGACTGAGTAAACATAAGTTTATAGCTGAGAAAGGGGAAACTTATTCCTTTCTGGTTTTCGCAACGACTGTTGATGCTCAATTGttttatgacaaaaataatggtAAAGCTAAAGCTGACGAAAATGGAACCCCACTCTATATGAATTATGTAGAAAAAGGTAAATATAACCAGAAAACATGACCAGTTTTTTTCTTGAAGACAATCTTTGGTCAGTGAATCATCTTAGGgtaaacttaatattatttatttttccagtgCCCAATACAGAAATAATATGTCCACATGAAAATCCTAAAGGATTGTCTTTACTGAACAATTTTATCAGTAAAGATGAAGAAAaactattcataaaattatttgattggAACTCTGAGTCTAATTTGAAAAACCGTCAAGTAAGACATTATGGGTATGAGTTTAGGTATGGTAGTAATGATGTGGATTTAAATAATCCTTTGATTGAGAAAATACCTGAAGAATGTGATGTATTGTGGGAGAGATTGAAGGAACAAGGATTTGACTTAGGTGTACCGGATCAGCTGACGGTTAATAAATACAGTCCTGGACAAGGTAATGTATGATTCATTTTGATTCCATTGTTGTATCTCCAATTTATTgcgataaaactttttttttgtttcttaaaataagGTAGAAAAAAGAGAGCACATAGGGTAATGAATAAAAGAGTTTATATgggtagtaaaaaataaaatagataagtgTAAAGATGGGGGTTACAGTGTATGTATAGGGGAGTGTATAAAGGTAGTATATAAATGAACACATAGGGGAACTGTACAAAGGAGTATATAAGGGAAGTGTACAAATGAGTatataggggagtacataaaaataatagataagTGTAACATAACAAGTAAATGAGggttaatatgtatatttaccaCTGAAATTAACTTCTCCCAATTTCCCATTCCCAGGAATACCATCTCATGTGGACAAACACAGTCCATTTGGAGACACAATCCTGTCTCTCTCTCTTGGTTCAGGTGTAGTAATGGATTGGAAGCATCACAGTGGAAAATATGTGCCGACTCTAGTTCAGGCAAGATCTCTACTTGTTATGCAAGATGAGGCCAGGTGAGTGAATAGATGATATAAAGCTATGGCCATTTTCAGTTTCATATCATTTGGATAGCTTTCATACTTTCATAAatgtttacttaataaaaaaatttcgTTTGTTTATATGAAATTTTAGCTACCATATTAAATTACCTGAGCCTCAAGCTCTCCATCCATTGAGGTGACAATCTTGTTAAACAATGTTTGTGGCTTTGCCAAATGATTTTGAGGAattcatttaaaagaatattGTATTTGTAGTGGTAAAGAAAAGAGACTTTCACACTTTGAATGTTTTGTctatttatgaacttatttaCCATGTCAATTTTTCTAAATGCTAGTTCCATTTCAGAACTATTCATTTGAGGAACTTGCCTTTAACACTCATGTTACCCATCATCCGCGTCATGCTTTTATAGTCTTCCATCTTATTTCAACTAATTTTATTGATTCAAAACACTGACTATATCATTCATACTATGTAcatttttactaaattattgctctaatttttgcaaaacaaaaacatccGCTCAATTATGTGTAATTCAATCATCAGATATGACTGGCAGCATGGCATACAACCCCGAACGTGGGATCCCGTCATCGAAAATCGCGTAGAAAACGGACAGAACATCAAAGTAATTACTAGTGACACTGTACAAAGGAATACGAGAATTTCTCTTACCTTCCGTTGGACTAGGAACGGTCCATGTGAGTGTAGGTACATGACTCTTTGTGATAGTGCAGAGAAGGTGTCTCCAGATAACTTGAAAGATGACCTGGCTTCGAATTTGGAAGATTTGCATGTGCATCAGGTTTGTATAATGGCGTCTTTATGGCTACATTtgttcttcttttatttattaattgaaatccTAGTTATCTTctcccatatttgttattagctGTTTCCTCGCGGTTTCAcgcgcgtcccgtggaaaccaCGGCCCGCATCCGGACAAAATAgcctatgtatgtttattttcaggttTACGAACAAATAGCGGGTCACTTCAGTACGACGCGGCACAAGCCGTGGCCGAAAGTAGTTCAGTTCATGGAAGATGTTCCTACGGGCAGTGTAGTCATGGATCTAGGTTGTGGTAACGGCAAGAATATACTGAGGCGAGATGATATTATGCAGGTTTGTTAGTTAATTACATATCTTCCAGATTGATTACAAGTTTGAAATATGAGCTATACAAAAGTTTCGtgtcagaaaaataataatttcacccCTGTCACCTGCTGATACTTAAAAATGGTGTCTGTGCAACAACTCGTGCAATGTTCCATTATAACAAACTCTTTTTTATTCAGGCTGTCCATGTGACAAGACGATTATATTGATTCCTTATCTATTGCAGCTGAATTAAGCAGTATGTTATCATACTGTCCAAACAAATTACCGTCATACCTGCttaatatctttttttataGCATCATCAACTGTTTTTCGTAGCCTCTTAATAAAATGTTCCACATTGCAGATTGCCGGTGAGCGCAGTTCAGGCTTGCTATCAGAATGCAAGGAGCATTTACGTGATATCCATAAAGCTGATTGCGTACGTTTGGATCTATTGAACCCTATGCTGAGGGAAGGCACAGCTGATATTGTTATCTGTATTGCTGTTATTCATCATTTTAGCAGCAAGGTGAgaaaaagtacatattttctaatatataaGACGTGTTTTGTTCTTATTCACCTTATTGTAAAACcagtttttattctatttcaCATTGGCACATTAAAATTGTCTCAGTATTAACCTTCGATATGGCAACACCGCAGCACTGGCTTAAAATAGGTAGAGTAAACAAGTACTAATATATCCACAGGCTAGAAGACTCCAAGCTATATCAACAATACACCGTCTTCTGCGCAAAGATGGCCGCGCCCTAATCACTGTTTGGGCTAAAGACCAAACTAAGTCTAACTACCTCtgcaaaaacaaacaagaacaaCTTGATAATAATATGGCCGAAACGCAAGTAACGGTAGGAGGAGTGAACCTCCCAGTACATGAAAACAGAACACAATTCAAACATCAAGACTTATTAGTGCCTTGGAAACTAAGAAAAGTCACTGAAAATAAACTAGAAAATACACCAGCGAACACCTTACTGAGATATTACCATGTCTTCGAAGAAAATGAACTAGATGAACTATGCAAAGAGGCCGATTTCACAatcgaaaaaagtttttatgaagAGGGTAACTGGTGTGTtgtatgtaagaaaaaataaatttactgaGGTAACACTTTgtactttctttttttaatttaaaaaattatccgtctacaaaattacaaaaaaaaacgactaataaaaacactatataaaacaaagtttaacAACAATGTGTGTCCTGCGCATATGAAAAACTGAAGTCAAAGCAAAATTTATAACCGCCGTTTATTTAATTACTGctctgaaaattattaaaacataaaaaatattttcatttgagcATATCATAATTGGATCAGATTATTTTGTTCTCAATTCAAACTTCATTATTAATATTGCAGTCTTTCTTACAAATAGACCGAAACAATTATGAAAGCTAAACTTCAGCTTTTAGATAAGTAACCTTACTTGACAACTCGGATCTATTTTCgtctcttttttgttttatataaaactaaatgaCAACAATAGCTTTTGTTAATACACAACATAATTTGGAattcttctttttaaaatacacaaaatctttacaaaattatcattttttttaactagacAATTCGAATAGATATTATAATGGCTGAATATGATTCTCCCAAGCTTCTATAGTTATGACGAGTTCCCACTCAATCAGAGTACAAGAACTTTGTGTTCTTTCAACAATATCACTAACATTAAGTTTTAACCATAGAATCACGTAAATGactcgaataaaaaaatacctcatTATTAAATACGTAAGTACCAATTTACTCAGCTTTTGCCTCGCAAATAGATGCTCTCTAAACCTAGCCCAAGATTTCTCTATCACATATGCGCAGAACATCGCATCAGGCCTTCATTAACGCTAATTGCAACAACGGTATAACAGATATGGTAGACAAGTCCGCCAACACGGCATCAACGTTCTGCAAAGTATTCACTTGGAATATATTCTCTTTTCTAAAACTAAGTATTGCCAGCGCCAATAATGGTAGGATTTCTAAACAATCGTAGCCGAGTATGGCATCCCAGAGTAGAAGTAATTGATCCGGTGGTAGATGACCGCTGAATGCTCGCATCAACCATTTGAACACCACTCTGAttctaaaaaagaaacaaaaaagtaagtaaaaaaaaatctgttgatTGTTGTTAcctaagataaaaaaaaaaacttggtacTTACggattaatattaatatttctaaaatgtatCCATAATAATGGTTCGTTCGCTTCTAAAAGCCTCTCGTATAAAAGGCACAATGATACTATACCCTGTAATGTGAAAAAGATATTTTGTACAAAAGAAcccttattttttacttatatgAGCCAAAAATAAGATTGCAATTAACCTGTGGATGAGTTGAAATATAGTGCAGCCGATGCCAATATCGTATGTAGAATGCACGAAACGTGTAGTACAACTGAACTGGATCGTCGTACAGATAGCAG
This window encodes:
- the LOC110374408 gene encoding clathrin light chain isoform X2 — its product is MDDFGDNFVQPEVDPAAEFLAREQNQLAGLEDELETSAPPPIISSSNGLVDDFVEVPSASAFDSNGLLDDEPIQTSVFKQEREEPEKIKAWREEQKQRLEEKDAEEENKKEEMLKIAKKELEDWYKTHEEQIAKTKAANRNAEKALARGSEGTVEDGNEWERVAELCDFGPRRGRDVARLRSIVLQLKQSGVRPKHPPRTTKVA
- the LOC110374408 gene encoding clathrin light chain isoform X1, with translation MDDFGDNFVQPEVDPAAEFLAREQNQLAGLEDELETSAPPPIISSSNGLVDDFVEVPSASAFDSNGLLDDEPIQTSVFKQEREEPEKIKAWREEQKQRLEEKDAEEENKKEEMLKIAKKELEDWYKTHEEQIAKTKAANRESAKNAEKALARGSEGTVEDGNEWERVAELCDFGPRRGRDVARLRSIVLQLKQSGVRPKHPPRTTKVA
- the LOC110374427 gene encoding phosphatidylinositol N-acetylglucosaminyltransferase subunit A gives rise to the protein MALQRKEIRKRNKKHIICMASDFFYPNTGGVEEHIYNLSQCLIKRGHKVVIITHSYGQRVGIRYLTCGLKVYYLPVRVFYAQCVLPTMISNIALIRYILIRERIEIVHGHSAFSVLCHEVSIIGKLMGLKTVFTDHSLFGFADTSAVLTNKYLQMCLCECDHCICVSHTGKENTVLRAKVKAYKVSVIPNAVDAYSFTPDPSKREPNVITIVIVSRLVYRKGVDLMAAVIADMCPRYPNIRFIVGGDGPKMWLLQEVREQKGFQHCVTLLGSLKHSEVRNVLVKGDIFLNTSLTEAYCMAIVEAASCGLKVVSTRVGGIPEVLPESMIYLTEPNISSLVEGIEKAMDDIDKGNILCPFECNKRIRKMYNWMDITKRTEIVYNKISLNKERPLGLQLRNYLTCGVWPFLLVISLMYLLLKLTEKIYKKKHIDIAKDYKL
- the LOC110374414 gene encoding alkylated DNA repair protein alkB homolog 8 translates to MDENKKTDRKTKRFAARLKSSKGITCTDVPGPNIVICNAGQATGLEKEAVNLLVKECGLSKHKFIAEKGETYSFLVFATTVDAQLFYDKNNGKAKADENGTPLYMNYVEKVPNTEIICPHENPKGLSLLNNFISKDEEKLFIKLFDWNSESNLKNRQVRHYGYEFRYGSNDVDLNNPLIEKIPEECDVLWERLKEQGFDLGVPDQLTVNKYSPGQGIPSHVDKHSPFGDTILSLSLGSGVVMDWKHHSGKYVPTLVQARSLLVMQDEARYDWQHGIQPRTWDPVIENRVENGQNIKVITSDTVQRNTRISLTFRWTRNGPCECRYMTLCDSAEKVSPDNLKDDLASNLEDLHVHQVYEQIAGHFSTTRHKPWPKVVQFMEDVPTGSVVMDLGCGNGKNILRRDDIMQIAGERSSGLLSECKEHLRDIHKADCVRLDLLNPMLREGTADIVICIAVIHHFSSKARRLQAISTIHRLLRKDGRALITVWAKDQTKSNYLCKNKQEQLDNNMAETQVTVGGVNLPVHENRTQFKHQDLLVPWKLRKVTENKLENTPANTLLRYYHVFEENELDELCKEADFTIEKSFYEEGNWCVVCKKK